GGTCAGCACCTATTGCATACGTGTCTGGCCATGAAAGGACTCCTCTCCCTGTGGATTCTTCTATTTTTTGCCCTGCTACAGGTTTCCATGCACAGAGTGTTTTTCTTGTCCACTACAAGGTTTCATTCAGGGGATgtcgtcctgtttgttgtaaacttgtgtgcatctaaagccctttgagactataaacagtgatactgggctttaaataaacttgattcTTCATAAAATGGTAGTCGTGACAATTAGAGGACACTACCTCAAGATCACTTTACATGTATGCACAACAAATGTGTATGTAAAGATGTTTGTGACACAATTACTGTGGTATTTCATGCTTATTGTGTTAATGTCTTTCTCCACAAAGATGCACCAGTGAATGTGAAGGTTGTGCACAAGCCaagtgtgagggagggagacactGTGCAGCTGAGATGCTCCAGTGATGCTAACCCCGCTACTCACAGCTACCAGTGGCATAGTGACAGCGGGGAGTTGCTGGCCAGGGGGCAGCTCTACACGCTGCCAAATGTCTCCAGACACACAGGAGCCCTTTACTGTACTGCCATCAACACAAAAGGACAAGCCAGTTCAAGTCTAGTGCAGCTCAATGTGCAATGTAAGTCAAGTAAGCTTGAATTAATGTTGCATAGATAATAAAAACTTGTGGAAATGTAAAAGGCTGTAATGGTGAGTAGCTCACAAAATTTACTATGGTGTTTTATGTCCTTTCAGATCCCCCTGAGTTTAAGACTGGCTCTACCTGCTCTTCTGACACAGCTAAAATAACCTGTGTATGCATTGTGAACTCTTGGCCCCCTAGTACggttgagttttttcttgctgaCAGAATCCTGCAAAGCACAAACGTAGAGAAACATGCATCTGTTACCATCGGGACTCTGCAGGgagattttggatcctcagagCTTGTCCACTGCCGTGCACACAACAGTCAGGGCAATGCCACCCTCACACTCTCTGTACCCACTAACAGTAAGGAAAACATTGgagcatatgtatgtatgtaatgtcATCTCAGTTTTGGCAGTTTTTGGCAGTTTTTGTGTATAAAAAGCATGAATGTGAATCTGAATATGGTTTCTCTTTGGACAGATAAGATACCAACCCTTTACATTGCTGTTGCCATCGGAGCATTTGTTgttgtaacatttttaacatttatagCCTTGGGAGTGAGAAAGAAATGGTAAGTTTGTACAGTAAacttttaatgtcattttatgaaaatattGGTGCAGTAACAAATAATTGATGAAAGGCTTTTTGCAAATGACAATAGAAAATAAGCATAATAATGCACACAAAATTTCAAATTAATTGTAAAATTTAAGCTTTGTACTGTGTACTgtgtagatttgtgtgtgtaacaagACATTAGTTTGTATAAGTAAATTGTGTcctatgtgtgtatattattTATATCATTATAGAGACAGATTGTCAGATATAAGATTTAATTTCTGTGTTCCACGCTTGAGCTGCTGGGGGTCTTTTTCTAGTCCCTAATTTGactcacttttcacttttctgcCAGTAGGGGGAGCTCTAACAATGACATCCCATTTGCAACATCCAATATGCAACACATGGATGCACCCAAGACTATGATAGAGCCTGCTCAGCATTCCTCAGCGCCAAGGTCTCAGCTGTTTACctcagtttggaaaaaaaagattagctTCCTTGTGactgaaaaagaataaaaatgtctttactCTGATTATGGTCAAATAATAGCAATCATGGTATACGGGCATGGTGattatgggatttttttctgtgttctgtcCTCAGGAAAACCAAGCAGACCTCTGACAAGGGAGCCTTTTCTAATGTTTACACTAATGAGCATGTATATGGCAACATGCAGGTATGTGAGGCTTCATTTAGTGTTCaggcttgtcttttttttttttttttttttttttttttaacttatttgtATGTATAATATTTGTCCTGTTCCCCACACAGGCCGAAGGGGAAGAATATGATGATGCAGTATATGCCAATGTGtaacatgaagaagaaaaccGTGGGATGAAAAAGAGGGCTGAAGTCATTTCTGTGCTGTGCCTGCTTGGTATTATTGTCTCTATAATATGCTATTTTCCTCACgttatacatttttaattctattttgttttctatatcCTTCACATATACTGTATTCTATGTCACAAAGTAACCCCTATAATTATTATGAGCACTGCAGTAAATGCTCTGGCACAAtacttttcacagcagctttgtAGCCAACCAGCTTGTCTAATCAACTGTAATAAAACTGAGACTATTAATAAACCACATCTTTTGTACATTATCTTTTACAactcttattttttatatttactgacatataaaaaatacattgcagAAGTAGACAAATGAACTCATGAAAGTATGTTTCAGCATTTCCTCTTTGTTGAGCACGTTTTACGAAAGAGTGAAAAACGACCAGAATTGTGATCAGCGCTGGCGTTCTAGTTGTCACTGAATATCAAATGAAATATACTTGAAGTGCAGACATTTCATGCGCTTCTGTTTTAGCAACAATGTCACTGTGGTCTTTACCATCACATTCAGAACAGAACATCTCCAGCCCTTGACCTTTCCCACAACCACAGATGTGGTGAATGCCCATTAGTGGTTAATACCCAAATTTCCACATATCCACAACACATTTACTCCCATGTCTTGCTGCTGGAGAATTTACAGGAACAGGGTTTTGTTTCACTCAGGTTGGCCAGGTTCATCCCACTGTGGTGGATATTTGCATTGAACTCACTCTGagagctgctgctttcatgaaacaactgaaactgtaactgtaaccTTTCAGATTACATCACCGAACAAAGTAAAGGATTTTGAGAGTACAAAAAAGCCCATATGGTAAACTGAGTTATATGTTGAATCAAATGACAGCAGCACCACATGCACATCCACAGAGGCTCTTCATTAATCCatcgaaagaaaaaaaaaaaagacagagagaaaccatTCTGCTTCTGCTGTAGTCATTTTAGAAATACCCTCTGCTGCCCTGAAGGgttatttgtaaaaaaaaaaaaaaaaaaaagagagaggaaggcaaaGGGGAAGTTGCTCACCACTTTGGTCTATAGATAACACCACTGAGGAAAgaacaccacatacacacacatccacccacccacccacacacacacacacacacacacagccacccaAACCGCTAAAGCACATTTCATTAGCCTCAACCTGACCCAGTTCTGACTCTGAGCCTTAAAATGACCATCATCTGAAAACTGTGGCATTCTCTTGATTTATTAAggaatttcctctttttttttacacaaactATTGGTGTAAAAATCTGCGCAAGCACTAAGTATTTAAGTTAGAATATACAACATTTGattctgaaaacacaaactaGATTACTTCACTATAATGAGAAAAAtttggaaaacacaaaacaaaatgcccAATCAAAGTAAGGACAAATTACTCTTTTCATCTCTTCTGACAAAATGCCATTTTGCATTTCTTAAAGAATGTTTGCATTTCTATAGCTTATGGCGAGCCCACAAAATTTGTACTCTGGGTACGACTTAAAGTGTCATGAGGTGCAACACTTCTGCAAAATTGGGTTTCAGTGTAAGTAAAATTGACTTTAAAAGATACTCAAAAAGTGCAAGTCATCAGTGATGTTGTTTCCCACTTCCAACTAATCAGCTTCTCTGAATGGATATATTTGTCCTTCACATGAAACAGGCATTGAGCCATTGGGGACCCTGGTTGAAACAGGATTTGGAAAATTATACTGACATGATTCAAGGTTTAAATAATGAAATCTAGAGGTTTCTTTTTTGCTCAGATGTATTTCCtcacagatggagagaggagagcactgTGTGAGGACTGCAATGGATAagtaaatacaagaaaatatgttagtttactcattcattcatttactcattCAACTATCTCATTACAATTTAGAGCTAAAAGATGTCATTGGCTGAACATTAGAAACTGAGACATGCAATCTTTGGTGAATAGAAACAAGTTTTTCATGCatccactgtttaaaaaaaaaaacaaacaaccttGACTGCCACATTCCCAGCAGGGAGACAGCCAATAGTTGCAGATAAACAAAGAAAGTAGTGAAAAATTCTGCTGAATTCAATGCTTGTAAAAGCTTGAGGTGACACTGACTCATGTGAAAAGCGTGGTGATGTACTGCAGGCCCATGTGTGATGTTAGCAGGATATTTGAGGTCTAACTGTCATGATGGCTGCTGTTCTCTGTGTTATGTGGTCAGCAAGTGTGTTCCAGAGTAGagatgtggtttgtttgttattcAGTTTCTGAGAGAGCATCATGGATCACTGAATACAAGAAAGGATGTCCACTTCCTCATCAAACAGTCACAttcaaaattatattaaaaattcTTAAATCTGGCCACACGAGACTCACTGTGCTACAGCAGGAGAGACAGCAGATGTTTCAGCTCCATTAGAGATGACTGAGGAAGTGAAAATGGCAGatgaaattaaaacttaaaatatgaaattacGGAACTGATAGTCAGGGTTCTCCATTAAACTAAGACAACACCTTAATACAGAATAGTTAAATCAAGGACTAAAAGTGGCTCTCTGACACACATCTGTACTTCAGATGACTGGACTATGCAGTGCTGGATTAAATATAACATAATAATCCACCATATCCATGTTGTTCTTAGTTTTGGTGACACCCTGGTCATTGCTTGGTGCACTGTTCGCAGTGTGAGCTCTAGCCCTGCACATCAATAGAGACTCTCAGAGAAGACTGTTGTTTCTTATGTctcttctactgtcttctatCAATAACAAACAACCCACTGTGGTTGTTTACCTAGCTAGGATTTCTCCAGAGATGAAAGATCAAGATAAAAATAGATCAAGTGCGATAAATCAGGATTATTTAAATTCATGACCCAGAAAATGAATCAGTTATTCTGGTTTAAAAGGGTGTCTCAATCCGTGGCAAGGCTTAATCCCTGTTTTGGAAACTGCTCGCTTGTGTTTCTCATATTAATGCACTGCACTCATTTCAGTTcttttaacactttatttgggTATTCCAGTGTCTATACTCAGCTATCAACTATCAAATGACAGGAAGTAAATGTTCAAGATAATGTGACTTGCCTAATTAGTACATCACCAACTACCACAAAACTCTTACCATGGAGTCACCCTAACCTGACCCTACTTTAAATATTACCCCATCCTAAAACTAACCCTGCAGCCCGACAATGAATAAAGAGAGGGGATTCTCCATTTCTGGATCCTCACTTGGGCTGCCCATATGAAATTGCACTCATATTACTGCACAATACAAGCAATGGATAAATtcacattacaaacacacagagtagAAAAGTATATTAAACAGAACACAATATAgtctttttaaagaaaatcttTAAAGCTCTTATAGGGATATTTTGCACATCCATTGCTTCTTTTCCCAGTTGACTTCTCACCAATTCAGTGACAAAGAAAGTACTCAAAAAAACAGTTTGCCCGAAAGACACCATCCTCTGGGGCAGTCCATCCACCCAGCTAGTTCCTGTGCGATTTGGGGGGGTTTCCAGTCTCCTGTTACCTGTCCTGTCTCCACAGTCAGAAACGTTTTTTCCCccaagggctgtggattatgttgaGAAtccattttactgttttttagaAGGAGCTGTTGCTATTCAGTTTCTCACTTAAAAATTATTGGCGATTTGAACTTGTATTGGGGTGAAGGGTGACAGGGAGAACTGCTGCaggctggaaacctcaccaaatcacacagaaactacctgGATGGTCACTAAAGGTaagcagaaaatgtcttttatttgaatttggGGTGAACTGTTACTTTAATTGATGCCACATCTGAGTGGCTTTGTACTCTTATATGTAAAATCAGTGATAAAATAATtcgaagacagagaggaaactcCTTATCTTTTGTGCCTCCTGACACAAGAATTGTGAAACTCGTGCATGCTGCTACAGTGTTAACAGAAACAATGCACAAGATGTAAAGATGGTATTTCAACATGAAGTTCAAGCGTCATCAGAATTCAAAATGCATTTCCTTTTGAATAATCCACATTTGCATATACATTGTCTGCTTGATCCACACTGCCCAGCTGATCGGGAGGGGACTGCAAAGAGAAAAGATGGGTTAAGGTGAGGTTGGCTGTTGTTGTGAAAAGCTACATACTGAACCActaaattcattttgttttggccaATTTGTATTTAACTCCACTGAGAGAGGCTTCGTACCTGAACATTGATATAAAGCGGCTCATCAATGACCTTTGGTTGAGAAACTTGATTGGGGTCTTGTTTCTTGATAGACTTTCCTCTGAAAACGCAGAACATACGCAATACATGACATTTACAGCTGCAATCTTGAGTGGGACCACAGATGTAAATCTCTATGTATCTATTATTAAATATTAGCATTACATTATGGTTCATACATTTATCACATATATGAAAACCGTTGTGGGGAACTGGtccttttttattataattacattGCTCAGCGAGTTAACTCTACAGCTACATCTTGAGACAAACCTGTTGGTTTGGCTTGATGCTCTGCTAAAATTTGCATAATATCCAGATTCCTCCCGGGTAACAGACTGGGACCTGTGCAAACAGATTACAGAAATATTCCATGGAGCAGGTGAAGAAAACTGACtatcaacatgtttttttttgttttttttgttatcacgGCATATTAACACATGGATAAAAGATTGTGAATTGTGCTTTCACTGTATTCTTATGGAGTATTATTTGGATTACACAATATTTTGATTCCATAGCtcaataaaaaggaaaaaggttGCTGTAAAGAATCAGTAACAGTTTACAAACATAATAATAAGAGTAATTTGGAGTCTGGCCTATGCCTCGCATCCAGTtataaaacagatttaaagTTTCCTTTATAGCTCCCACATTAAGTTTGCATGTCAACTAAAAGTGAATTcaccttttcttctttctgcacCAAACAACTCCGACTacaatgaggatgatgaggactGCACCGATCGGAACAGAGGTGGCAACGTATATCGTCGTTCGTATCTGCTGGCTCACTGTGAACATCAGTGGtcaattcattatttttagaGAGGAAACTGGCATGAATAATGATTTATTCAACTTTTAAATCAGACATTCAGCACCACACTAACTGAGTCTGACACTGAAACCGGCCCTTTAGAAAGGATGCTTACTTTCTGTGACTTCGGGTGAGACAGCGGTTACCATAATATCTGgaaaaggtaggaaaaaaaatgatactgttACTTTCACTGTAATTTTGTGTTGCCCATTGGTGCTGCTATTTTTAGTTATCTGTgtctttttacaaaaaaaaaaaaaaaaaaaaaaaaactgggggaAAATGGAAtatgaaatactgaaataattGATCAGTGAACTTTACTGTATGTAACCTGAAAATTGGGTAAAGGTAGATAAGGAAATGAAATTGTGAATGTCATACCTGGGTGTATGGTGACTGGGGTAACACCTGACCCTGTGGAGGTTAAAAATTTATCACTGAATCAAATATGTGTTACTTATGTGAAAATGTCTCACTGTGTATTTTAATATCCTTACCAGACATATTAAAATTGAAAGGCTGTTTTACGAAACTGTACTTGTCAAATCCAGTAGTGACCCTCAGATAGGTAGGCTCCCCAAGACCATCAATTCTCTGGATCTTGAGAGAGCAGTCTCCCTTGCTCTTAAGACCAATGAGCTTAGTCTTTCCTCTGTACTTTTCAATGACAAAGGTCTCATTTGGGTGAAAGAGAAACGCATTCTGGTCGTTGTCCTTGGTATCAAATGTACTTCTCTGAAAGAGTTTCCAGTACACTTCAAGATTTCCTCCTTGTTGTTTAGGTGGATAGGTAAAGTTGCATCGTATGATCACGTCAGATGTCTGTGTGCTAGTCACATCACTGCTGATACTAACACTCCAGGTTTGACCTGtgttcaaaagaaaacattttgtttatgaCAGTGTGTTCTTCATGAGATCAAATTCAAGCCGGTCAGTGTAGAGCAGGAACACAGTGTGCCACCTACCATTTGTGTTGGAGGCCAGGATCAGGATGAGGCTCAGCCCAAACAACGGCTGCAGTTTCATCTCCAAGGACGGCATTCCCAAGTTAACAGACATGACACAGACACCGCACACTGGCATTTACgccaaacaaaacaagggaAATAACGTCGCTATTGTTGGATCACTGTGACACATTTACTGCTGCTCTAGAACGAAATGGACACTCACTGTGAGAGCCGGGGTGCCATGACAAGATGCTACAAGATCCAGAAGAGGCAACGGTTTGCTCGGTTGTGCTTCAGCAACATATCTCACATCTTGAAAATGTTGGTGTGAAATTCTTGGGTGTGTTTCCTGTTACTTAACTGtgctgaatgaataaaaaaaggaagTAGAACATTTTTAGCGGACTAAAAACTGGTCACTTAAGTCTCTATTAGGTTTgtacatataaatgtaaatgtgcttATCAAGTATTTTGAGGGTCAGTACCTGTGTGTCACTGGCATACATTATCCATTGTCTGTCAGTGCAGTGtgatagatatattttttatttactctaAGTCTACAGTCATGCTGACTTTACGTTCTTTCACAACAGTACAAACACTTTGAATGCATGACCCGAAGTTGTTGtggctgtttaaaaaaaatgatgaggaaACAGATCAGTAGGGCTTAATAAAGGAGGCGGAAAGAAGGCAAAAGCCACCGGGTGCAGATACTCACCACATTCACAGCGAAATGAAATGTGTCAAGGTGCATGTGCGGGTGGGGGGGTGGCGGGGGCATAACAGGAACTAACCCCCACCAGTGTCTGTTTAAAAGATATACCAACACAATCCAACGTGTTGCACAAAACTAAACAGCAGCATTAATGTAATACTTGGTACATCAGATGCTTCACAAAtgagttttgctgtttttatatgAATATTGTCTTTTGAGGTGCACAACCCACATCTAATTTTAACGGTATAAACAGTAAACATAGATAATGATAATCAAGCATTATGCATTTctgtgactaaaaaaaaaacaacaaaaaacgacAACATTCACACACCATGACTGCTGTACAGTGTGATTTTATGTTCAGGTGGCTATTGTTAATTTAAAAGTTTTTATGTCCACTGTGATGGAAGACTGATATCATCACTTATGGGCTGCTGCTCACTAACACACTATGTGGTGTTTTGAATtcagactcttttttttttccaaatgaaaatgtaccAAGAGAtagagtattttattttctttgatacAGTATTTGTTAACATAGAGGTGCATTTAGAGTACACTCGGTGCATCCAGTTTCCCCATTGGAACCACAACACTGAGTAGTGATGACTAGGCCTTGTTTAATTTCCTACCGTCCTCAAATGCCACCGCTATATTTATCATTAAATCCTTAAGGGGAGCTGCTATAAGGCCATGTGATCCGGGATGCTTTGGAAATGATGCGCGATGAGTTATTCATTATGCTTGTTATAGTTTGGGAGCATACTAGGTAGCAAGGCAGATAATAAATGCAGAGCCATCCACACACGCTGCACCAGTTTGTCTGCCGCCTGTGGCTCCCGGGGGGCTTGGAGCGTGTTTTCCAGCAAAATTAAGAATCTATTAATGTCATTCATAAATGTTGGCGCAGCTGGAGAATGTGTAATGATAACTAATCATTAAGACTCCACTTACCCCGATTAACTATAATTACCACGGGGAGCTGTATTCCACATGAAATCATGTCTAATCACGCAGCATCCTCTCTGGGCCTCCGTTTTACCAAACGGGGTCCCGGGATTACGGGCCTGACGTCAGAGCGTGCTGGGAACCCTCTGATCAAAGTGCTATATTGCATTTGAACCACTAGGTGGCGTGCTGCCAAGCCCAATGCAGACTTTGGCAGAGAAATCCGAAAACACACGTGTAGTgccaaaacatttaattttagtCTCCCTATCGCCATGTTATACAATAACTGAAACAGAGcttcaaaatgtatttcaggGAATTATAAATAATCACAGCAGCCTGCTTAAACTCACGATTGCCTTCCACTGATTCTACAAGACAGGTTATTGAGTTTACTTCATTTATTAGGCGCATTTCCGGCTTCCCTGCGCTGTAGTAAAACGTAACACACAGGCCTGTAACAGCAGCGCCAtaggagtattttttttttaagggaataAGGTTTTGGCTCAACCACCTGGCATGTAGGCCAACTCAAAGTACAGTCCCATCACATGACTCAGGGCAAACAAACCGGGAGCAGTTTCCTGAAACAAAATCATATGAGCCTGAGGagtcctggaggcagggaatgAACTCCGGCTGGTTTAGTTTCAGTTCACACTGAGATGTTTTGTTGGGAGAGGCATGTTGTTTCTGTAGGAGTGGAGGGATGACAGTATCTTGTTGGCTACTTTTTGCTCTTCACCGCTTTGGAGGCGATGGATGCAGCGCAGCGGGGAAGGTGTTCTTcacctgggtgtgatatgatcGCGAGTATCGGTCGTGCAGAGGGAAGATTCATGGAGGGCAGCGGGACTCCGCGgcagacgagaggagaggaggggagtcCAGTCGACATTCACCCGTCAGCTGCCACGGATCTCCGGGAGCGGAGGAGCCTGGCGGCGGTCAGCTCCCCTGCCCTGTCAGCAGCAACCCTGGCTGTGCCTGGGGTCATGGACGCTGAGGGGAGGGTGGACGAGTCAAGACTCAGGATGCACATCTTCAAAAATGgtaatccatccatccatccatccatccatcctatCTACCCTCCTGTCCTGAGATTTATTGCCCAACCCACCCATTAACATCCGCATCAACAAGATACTGTTGCTTTTTCAGTATTAAATAAAGTAGAAAGATACCTTAAAGTACATGCAGGCTATATCCTATTATAATATGTATGCATCCGTctcagtgtgtgcgtgtaaaaTGATTACAGGAGTTGAGAAATCCCTCAGTAGGCCAGCACTACACTTTTTCCTGCCCGGTTTCGCAAATATTTACTTGTGTTTTGCTTTAACTTCACTCAGATAATGCAGGCAAATTGATGAATCCGATAAATAAACTACATATAACTAATGGCCTACACATGAATAACTTGCCCGCTCTCCTCTGCTCACCTTTCACCTCTGCCCCTGACGTAGAATCTGATTACTTGCAGATACATTGCAGTGTAACTCCAAGATAAAAGTTTTTCATCACTCACAGGTTTTCCATCAATAAAACCTCTTTCATTTGCTTGGTTTGAGTATCCGCCCTTTCAAAATTTCATCTATTTTAATTCATCTATTTTAAgtaactatgtttttttttgtgtgttttttttttgtgtgttttttttttttttttaacctttatttatacaggtAAAAACCCTGTTACTGGCTTAGTTTGAATTAAAATGTCAGATAAAAATTAGTAATTACGGTGGCGAAGTGCCAAGTAGAAATTATCCCATAATGTCCATTTGCAGATCTTAATCATAGTTGATCCTCTCAAATTCATGTTTTAAGGATTTTGTTCCTGACATATTTTTATAGATTAGCAAAGCAGAGAGTGACGGGAAaggcatgagagagagacatggtgACATGTCCTGTAGGCCAAGAGGCCAGCCCAGCCTCATGTTGAGAGTGCGCTGTATGCACCATGCATAGACTGCTGCATGGCAGGATCAataacaatatacagtataatataGCACAGACTATGAGCTTTGACAATGTACAAAATGGATATTGTTAATACCTAATATTATttagaacaaacaaaacaaaaagactgGACTttctagagaaaaaaaaaacgtgcatgTAAACAAATAGTTTGAATCAGAATTGGGCTTCTGTATGAAGGCTGACTTTGGATTATGACTTAAAATCCTCTgtattgttaaataaaactttaacaCTAAGTTTAAGAGGTTAAGATCAAATGTGTTGATATTCAGGGTCATCAGCCCCAGATCTCTGAATTTTCAAGTCAAGAGGAAGTCAAGTGATGCTTTGCTTCAGGATACTGGCTGTGCCACAGTGAACCCATTCTCTGAAACATGGCATTAACGTACTTTGGGCGCCTCAAGCAAAGAATTCCTGCATGACTGCTGTGAATAAACAACAGCTACCATTTGCAGTGTTGTAGGGTTTCTAAGTAACAGGAGAAAATAGCATCATGAGATTCAGAACACCACATAGTCACTCAGAGTAGAAAGAGTAGATTATATGTGCAAAGTGCATGAAGTTTATCTCAGTGCTGTCCTTTGAGTGTCACACAGTTGGTCCTGGTCAAGATCTCAGAACATCTTGGGGGGCTGATTAGCTGATTTTGGACAAACTGGCTACACTGAGAGCCTTGGAGGAGCTCTCTCTTAGCTaaaacatcacattaaatctATCATTCATGGGCAGGAATGTGGAAACTCACCCTCATTTTCTCTGCCGCTCTAGCTCTCATGCACATTTCATTCCAAACAACATGGTAACTTAAGCTTTAAGAACCTATGGTGCAAAACATTACATAAGGTGCTCGGTCAAATCTCCCAGGAAACGGGACAAAGTTCACCACTGTTGGGATCAGTGATTGTTTTCCAAATTAGGCTTGGCACCTCAAATACCCTGTGATAGGCTATCCACTGACTCCTCAACTGAAAACCTCTAATTCCTACATGTGATCCC
The Myripristis murdjan chromosome 16, fMyrMur1.1, whole genome shotgun sequence DNA segment above includes these coding regions:
- the LOC115374452 gene encoding sialic acid-binding Ig-like lectin 14 isoform X1 translates to MPSSVAGLIGSCVVIPCSFNYPEHENKVTKFTGIWTERTGHIIYHPVQSKVMQQYRDRTVLLGDLSKKDCSLKIDPIQSSDTGTFHFRIEMEGYEKYSYKQSEVSISLTSVPEAATINVKEDVEQGETVSASCSAFHSCPTNSPVFIWSHSGKMHVQSKGLDNGQWQVTSSLTFHPTRADHSKPLECTVTYQGGQQMNSSKILNVKYAPVNVKVVHKPSVREGDTVQLRCSSDANPATHSYQWHSDSGELLARGQLYTLPNVSRHTGALYCTAINTKGQASSSLVQLNVQYPPEFKTGSTCSSDTAKITCVCIVNSWPPSTVEFFLADRILQSTNVEKHASVTIGTLQGDFGSSELVHCRAHNSQGNATLTLSVPTNNKIPTLYIAVAIGAFVVVTFLTFIALGVRKKCRGSSNNDIPFATSNMQHMDAPKTMIEPAQHSSAPRKTKQTSDKGAFSNVYTNEHVYGNMQAEGEEYDDAVYANV
- the LOC115374472 gene encoding uncharacterized protein LOC115374472, which gives rise to MPVCGVCVMSVNLGMPSLEMKLQPLFGLSLILILASNTNGQTWSVSISSDVTSTQTSDVIIRCNFTYPPKQQGGNLEVYWKLFQRSTFDTKDNDQNAFLFHPNETFVIEKYRGKTKLIGLKSKGDCSLKIQRIDGLGEPTYLRVTTGFDKYSFVKQPFNFNMSGSGVTPVTIHPDIMVTAVSPEVTEMSQQIRTTIYVATSVPIGAVLIILIVVGVVWCRKKKRSQSVTREESGYYANFSRASSQTNRGKSIKKQDPNQVSQPKVIDEPLYINVQSPPDQLGSVDQADNVYANVDYSKGNAF